The sequence ACCGGGTCACCGAGGGCTGGCTCACCCCGGCCAGTTCCGCGAGCTCGACGCTCGACAGGAAGGGCACCTCCGCCGCCCCGCGCACCATGCAGTGCGCGATCCGTCGCTGGGTCGGCGTCAGCCGGTGCCCCTCGAACAGCTTCTGCAGCCGCGCGGCCGGGCTGTCACTCATCCCGTCCCCTCCGTCCCGGTGAGATATTCAGTCACGGAGCACTCTGCATGCGGTTATGCAGCGGGGCAAGCCGTGCCCGCGATCCGGATAGGGGTGCTAGCCCCAGTGCCGTGGCCCGCCGGGGTTCCTACGGTGGGGGCATGGACGCGCACGCCCAAGAGCTGAAGAAGGAATTCGACGCGACGCTGGACGCCCGCCGCGAGCTGGGTCCGGAGTACGAGGCCGCGCTCGTGGACTCGTTCGTCGAGAAGGTCGACACGCAGGTCCGGCGCAGGCTGGCCGAGGAACGCCTGTCCGCGGCGCGCGGTGACGGCCGGACGCCGTCCGCCGCCCCGGGGGACGGGAACTTCGGCGAACGCTTCGGCTTCGCGATCATCACCCTGGTCCTGGCGGTCCCGCTGTCGGCGATCGCCGCCACGCAGGCACGACTGCCGGGGCTGATCGTCGCGTGGGCGGGGATCGTGGGCGTGAACTTCATCCACGCCGCCCGCCTGCGGCGCGCTCGGCCGGACGACGTGGGCTGACCACTCCCGCTCGGGAATCCGCGCCGGATCTGACGGCGAACCGGGCCCGGAAAACGGAACGCACGGGGACCGCCGCACCCTCGGGTGTCCGAGGGGCGGGACGACGGCGGTCCCCGCGAAGGACACGGCCGGGTCAGGGCCGTCCGCGTCCGTGGCGTACGCGCGGTCCGGGAGCCGCTCCGGAGGTACGCACACGCCGTTCCGTGGTGCCGGCCGGGTTCCGGTCTCCCGGTCTTCCCTGCCGACAACCACCACTGTGCCCGAGCCGTGTTAAGCGGGTGCTGCCGTCACGTGTCATGCCCGTACCGTTTGCGCGAAGGCCGCGCCACGGTCCGGGTGCCCGGGGCGGGAGGCGGGCCGGGGGCCCGCGCTCCGCTCCCGGGCGCGCCGCGGGTTACTTCGCGGACTTGGCCAGGAAGGCCAGCAGGTCCTGACGGCTCACGACACCGGTGGGCTTGCCCTCGACCAGAACGATCGCCGCGTCCGCCTCGCCGAGCACCGCCATCAGTTCGGACACCGGCTCGCCGGAGCCGACCTGCGGCAGCGGGGAGCTCATGTGCTTCTCCAGCGGGTCGGTCAGGGAGGCCCGCTGGGCGAACAGCGCCGCCAGCAGCTCCTTCTCGACCACGGAGCCGATGACCTCGGCGGCCATCACGTCCGGGTGACCGGCGCCCGGCTTGACGATCGGCATCTGCGAGACGCCGTACTCGCGCAGGACCTCGATGGCCTCGCCGACGGTCTCCTCGGGGTGCATGTGGACGAGGGAGGGGATGCCGCCCTCCTTGTCGTTCAGCACGTCACCGATGCGCGCGGCGGGGCCGGCCTCCTCCAGGAAGCCGTGTCCCGCCATCCACTCGTCGCTGAAGATCTTGCTGAGGTAGCCGCGGCCGCTGTCCGGCAGCAGGACGACGACGACGTCGTCCGGGCCGAGGCCCTCGGCGGCCTTGAGCGCGGCCACGACGGCCATGCCGCAGGAGCCGCCGACGAGCAGGCCCTCCTCCTTGGCGAGGCGGCGGGTCATCTGGAAGGAGTCCTTGTCGGACACCGCGATGATCTCGTCGGTGACGTTCGGGTCGTAGGCGGTCGGCCAGAAGTCCTCGCCGACGCCCTCGACCAGGTACGGACGGCCGGAGCCGCCGGAGTAGACCGAGCCCTCGGGGTCGGCGCCGATGACCTTGACCTTCCCGCCGCTGACCTCCTTGAGGTAGTTGCCGGTACCGGAGATCGTGCCGCCCGTGCCGACGCCCGCGACGAAGTGGGTGATCTTCCCGTCCGTCTGGTCCCACAGCTCGGGGCCGGTGGTCTCGTAGTGCGAACGGGGGTTGTTCGGGTTGCTGTACTGGTCGGGCTTCCAGGCGCCGGGCTCGCGCGCGAGGCGGTCGGACACGTTGTAGTACGAGTCCGGGTGCTCGGGGTCGACGGCGGTCGGGCAGACCACGACCTCGGCGCCGTACGCGCGCATCACGTTGATCTTGTCCATGGACACCTTGTCAGGGCAGACGAAGATGCACTTGTAGCCCTTCTGCTGGGCCACGATGGCGAGTCCTACACCCGTGTTGCCGCTGGTCGGCTCCACGATGGTGCCGCCGGGCTTGAGGGCTCCGCTCTGCTCGGCGGCCTCGATCATCCGTACGGCGATCCGGTCCTTCACGGATCCACCGGGATTGAAGTACTCGACCTTCGCAAGGACGGTGGCCTGCAGGCCTTCGGTCACACGGTTGAGCTTCACCAGCGGGGTGTTGCCGACGAGGCTGATCATCGAGTCGTGGAATTGCACCATGTTCTCCAAGGAGGGGACTCCACGGGTTCTCCGGGAGGTCCGGCCAGAGTATGCGGAAAGGGATTGGCCGACCGTACGTACGGGGCAGGTAGGGATCAATGAGGACCGAGGAGGTGGCCTGAAGGATGTCCAGGGCGAGGACAGCCCGCCGGATCGCGGCGGGGGCGGCGTACGGCGGAGGCGGACTCGGACTGGTGGGGGCCGCCGCGGTCGGGCTGGTCGTGGCCGAGATGCAGTTCGCGAGGCGGGCGGTCGGGTCCGGGCTGCCCGAGCCACCGCGCGCCGACGGGCTGTACGGGAGTGAATTCGGCGGGCCGGAGCAGAGCCCGGGCCCGCTGCGGCTGGGCATGCTGGGTGATTCCACGGCCGCGGGACTGGGCGTACGACGGGCCCGGCAGACTCCGGCGGCCCTGATGGCCTCCGGGCTGGCGGCGGTGGCCGAGCGGCCGGTGGAGCTGCGCAACGTAGCCCTTTCGGGGGCCATGTCGGACGATCTGGACCGGCAGGTCGGCCTGCTGCTGGACGGCCTCGCGCCGCCCCCGGACGTCTGCGTGATCATGATCGGTGCGAACGACGTGACGCGTCGGATGCCGCCGACCCAGTCGGTGCGCCTGCTGACCGCGGCCGTGCGCAGGCTGCGCATGGCCGGCGCCGAGGTCGTCGTGGGCACCTGCCCGGACCTGGGCACGATCGAGCCGGTCTACCAGCCGCTGCGCTGGCTGGCGCGCCGGGTCTCGCGGCAGCTGGCCGCCGCGCAGACCATAGGAGTGGTCGCGCTGGGTGCCCGTACGGTCTCCATGGGGGACCTGCTGGGTCCGGAGTTCGCCGCGAACCCGCGCGAGATGTTCGGCCCGGACTCCTACCATCCGTCGGCGGAGGGGTACGCGACCGCCGCCATGGCCGTGCTGCCGACGCTGTGCGCGGCGCTGGGCCTGTGGCCGGAGTCGGACCGGCTGGACGTGTCCCGGGACGAGGACATGCTGCCGGTGGCGAAGGCCGCGTCGGCCGCGGCGGGCCAGGCGGGTACGGAGGTCACGGCCGCCCGCGGCCCCTGGGTGCTGCTCAAGCACCGGCGGCGGCGTCGGGTGCCGGCCACGGACCCGGCCCAGCCCGTGGTGCCGTAGAAGGCGCCTCGCGGGCGCTTCGCGCGGGTGCGCACCGCCCGCCGGGACGCCCGGACCGTCGTCATGTCCCGCGCCCGCGGCCGGATGTCGCGGGCGAGTGCGGCCCGTGTCACACGCCCCGGCCGGTGACCTGGACCGTACGGGGCGGTAACTTCGCTTGCGGTCCCGCACAGAGCCGCAACACACCCTTGGAGTCCCGATGCCCGAAGCCGTCATCGTTTCCACCGCCCGCTCCCCGATCGGGCGCGCCTTCAAGGGGTCCCTCAAGGACGTGCGGCCGGACGACCTGACCGCGACGATCATCCAGGCCGCCCTGGCCAAGATCCCCGGGCTGGACCCGCGCGAGATCGACGACCTGATGCTCGGCTGCGGTCTGCCGGGCGGCGAGCAGGGCAACAACCTGGCGCGCATCGTGGCCGTGCAGATGGGCATGGACTTCCTGCCCGGCACGACGATCACCCGCTACTGCTCCTCGTCGCTGCAGACCTCCCGGATGGCCCTGCACGCCATCAAGGCGGGCGAGGGCGACGTCTTCATCTCGGCGGGCGTCGAGATGGTGTCGCGGTTCGCCAAGGGCAACTCGGACTCGTGGCCCGACACCCACAACCCGCTCTTCGGCGACGCCGAGGCCCGTACGAAGGCCGTGGCCGAGTCGACCGGTTCCAGCTGGCACGACCCGCGCGAGGACGGTCTGGTCCCGGACGCGTACATCGCGATGGGGCAGACCGCCGAGAACCTGGCCCGTATCAAGGGCGTGACCCGTCAGGACATGGACGAGTTCGGCGTCCGCTCGCAGAACCTGGCGGAAGAGGCCATCAAGAACGGCTTCTGGGCCCGCGAGATCACCCCGATCACCACCCCGGACGGCACGGTCGTCTCCGGGGACGACGGCCCGCGCGCCGGCGTGACCCTGGAGGGCGTGCAGGGCCTCAAGCCCGTCTTCCGCCCCGACGGCCTGGTCACGGCCGCCAACTGCTGCCCGCTCAACGACGGCGCCGCGGCGCTGGTCATCATGAGCGACACCAAGGCCCGCGAGCTGGGCCTGACCCCGCTGGCCCGGATCGTCTCCACCGGTGTCACCGGCCTCTCCCCCGAGATCATGGGCCTGGGCCCGGTCGAGGCGTCGAAGCAGGCCCTGAAGCGGGCCGGCCTCACGGTCGGCGACATCGACCTCTTCGAGATCAACGAGGCCTTCGCGGCCCAGGTCATCCCGTCCTACCGGGACCTGGAGATCCCGCTGGAGAAGCTGAACGTCAACGGTGGCGCCATCGCCGTCGGTCACCCCTTCGGGATGACCGGTGCGCGCATCACCGGCACGCTGATCAACAGCCTGCAGTTCCACGACAAGCAGTTCGGTCTCGAGACCATGTGCGTGGGCGGCGGCCAGGGCATGGCCATGGTCATCGAGCGCCTGAGCTGAGCCGGAGCGGAGGGTAGGGGTCGCCCGAGGAACGAGTGGCGGCCCCTGCCCGCAGCGGTGGCGAGGATCAGCGCGACCGAAGAAACGAGCGCCTGAGCTGAGCCGTACCCGCAGCGGTGGCGAGGATCAGCGCGACCGAAGAAGCAAGCGCCTGAGCTGAGCCGTACCCGCAGCGGTGGCGAGGATCAGCGCGACCGAAGAAACGAGCGCCTGAGCTGAGCCGGAGCGGGCGTTCGATCAAGCAGGGCCCAGGCGCCGCAAGGGATCCGGGAGGATCCCTTGCGGCGTACTGACACCCGTTCTAACCCGGTCGCGGCCGACCTGTGACCAAATTTCCCCCAGGATGTGACCTATCTCCTGGGGGATCGGTGTTTAAGCAGGTCAGGGCTGGTACGGATGCGGCTGGTGTGACCAAAGCCCTGTCCATTTCGTGACGTAATGCACTGCACGCCATTCCCAGGTCGGGACACTCTGATGTAGGAAGTCGGGGGATCGAATCACCTCAGGAGTTAGTCAGTGAGCGCCATGTCTCTTGCCCTGCTGCTGACCACGGCCGCTGCCACGGCCGTGGGCGCTGCTGCGCTGCACGCCGTCCATGGTCTGCGCAAGCAGGTCGCCGCCCTGCGCACCGAGCTGGCGGCGCCGGTCCACCCTCGCGGTGCGACCGTCCCGCACGCCCGCAGCGCCGTGGAGTCCCCCGCCGCGGAGATACGAGCCGCCGTGGCCGAAGCCCTCGCCGAGGAGCGCGAGCGCGAGCTGGCCGAAGCGCGGGCCTTCTGGGCCGCGCAGGAGGCCCGTGACGCCGCCGACGCCCCCTCGCTGCTGGGCGGCCTGCCCGGGCTCGGCGAGGACAGCCCGGTCTTCCTGCCCCGGCAGGCCGACCTGGTGGGGCTGGAGCCCGTACTCGGCGAGGAGATCCTCGACGAGCTCCCCGGGTACCCCGAGGATTCGGCCGAGCTGGCCGCCGCGCGCCGGCGCCACCCCTCGCACCCCGACTTCGTACCGGTCCAGGCCTCGCACCCCGGCGCCGACCACGAGCGCACCGTGAACCGCCTGGAGGAACTCGCGGAGGCCCGTACGGCCCTCGCGGACGTCCGTCCGGGCCCGCTGGGCACTCTCGACGTGTACGTCTTCACCGACGGCACGACGCTGTGCATGACCCCGGGGCACCGGGAGACCGCGGAGCGGCTCGCCGAGGCCCTGCGCTCGGGCACCGCGCCGGTCCTGCTGGGCGGCTCGGGCATCTCCGGCGCCTACGCGCTGACCTTCTCCTGCGGTGACACCGAGGACCCCGACAGCAACGTCTACATCCTCGCGGACCGCGTCATCGCATCGCTCTGACTTCCGCCTGCTCCACCAGCCGCACGGCCTCGTCCAGCACCTCGGACGGGGCCTTCGCGCTGTCCGGGGCCGCGGCGCGCAGCGCCTCGGCGAGGTCCAGCCCGGTCACGGCTACCTGATCGCCGACCACGAAGATGCCGGCGTCCGGCACCTCCTTCGGCTCCTGCCCGGGGGTCTCGATCCGCTGGGCCCGTACGGAGAGTTCGCGGGCCAGGTCCAGCGCCGCGGCGGCGGCACCCTGCTGCAGGCGGCTCTGCGGCGCGGCCCGCAGCCGGTCGGCGAAACGTTCCACGACGGCGGTCAGGGGCGAAGTATCAAGCACCCGGCCGACCTTACGCGCCGCCCGGGCCCCATTGCCAACGGGCGAACTCTCCGGCACGGTGGCGTGAAGAGAACAGCACGGCGATACATCCGGAGGCGCCCATGTCCGTAGAGTTCTCCGAACAGACCCACCGCAACATGATCGACAGAATCCCCCAGACCACCGGTCGTGAAGTCTCCGACTGGCTCCGCACCGTGGACGACGGCCCCTCACTCGTCCGGTTCGAGGAGAAGGTCAGCTGGCTGCGGGGCGCGCACGAGCTGTCGTACGGCCAGGCCAAGGCGATCATCCACGAGTACGACCTGCGCAGAGCCGCACGCCGGCTCGGCTGAGCCCCTCTCCCCCGATCCCGTTTCCCGTACCCCTATGCGCGGGAAGGCCCCGCGAGCCGAGTGCTCGCGGGGCCTTCCCCATGCTGTGCGCAGGCCGGTGGTCGGCGTGCGGGTCCTGCTAGTCGTCGCCCGAGAGGATCGAGAAGATGCGCAGCATCTCGACGTAGATCCAGACCAGGGTCATGGTGAGGGCGAAGGCCGCCAGCCAGGCCTCCTCGCGCGGGGCACCGTAGGCGATGCCGTCCTCGACCTGCTTGAAGTCGAGGGCGAGGAAGCAGGCGCCGAGGATGACACCGATGGCACCGAACAGCAGGCCGAGGCCGCCGCTGCGGAAGCCGAGGCCGTCACCGCCGCCGAAGACCGCGAACAGCGTGTTCACGAGCATCAGCAGGATGAAGCCGAGGGTCGCGGCCATCACGAAGCCGTAGAAGCGGCGGGTGACGCGGATCCAGCGCATCTTGTACGCGAAGAGCACGGCGGCGAAGACGCACATCGTGCCCATCACGGCCTGCATGACCACGCCGGGGCCGAGGTAGGTGCTGACGGCCGCGCTGATGACGCCGAGGAAGACGCCCTCGAAGGCCGCGTACGCCAGGATCAGGCCCGGGACGGGCTTGCTCTTGAAGGACTGGATCATCGCGAAGACGAAGGCGATGAGACCGGCGCCGATGGCGATGCCGTACGACATGCCGAGGTTGTCCGGGTCGACCGGCAGCGCCACCCAGGCGAGGGTGGCCGTCACGATGAGCGTGCCGAGCGTCATGGCCGAGCGGCTCACGACGTCGTCCATGGTCATCACGTTGGCGCGGGCCGGGGCCTGCGGCATACCGGTGGTCGGGTCGGCGGCGTACGGGTTGGTCGCGTACGGGTTGGTCCCGGCCTGCTGCGGCTGCGCGTCAAAGCCCGCGTAGCCACCGTTGTCGCGGCTGAACCCCCGTCGCGAGAAGACCGGGTTACTGCTCCTCATCTCACTCCTCCGTGGCCACCGAGCGCGGCCTTGCAACAAGAGTAATGCGCTCGCAAAGAAAGCACCCTACTGCTGGAGGAGGATCTTAGGAGAGGCCACGACGAAGCGCAGTGAATAAATGCGCGACCCGGCACCCGGGCCCCGTACGTCTGCCCGTCGGTCGCAGGCGTACCGGTCGGTCTTCACCCGGCTCGGCGGGCGACGGCGGTCCGGTCCTGTTGACGTCGCCGGGAAAGGTCTCGGGACTCTGTGCGCGGGGAGGCGTGGGCGACGGTCGCATCCCCCGTGTTCACCATCGGTCGATCCCGCAAGGCCGGGCACCGTGCCATTGATGGTGCCCGGAGCCGGACTTGAACCGGCACGGCCCGAAGGCCAGCGAGGTTTAAGCTCGCCGTGTCTGCATTCCACCATCCGGGCAAGGCGTGGCGGCCCCCGTGAAAAAGCCTTGAACGCTGAGCCGAGCCTATC comes from Streptomyces virginiae and encodes:
- a CDS encoding cystathionine beta-synthase, which produces MQFHDSMISLVGNTPLVKLNRVTEGLQATVLAKVEYFNPGGSVKDRIAVRMIEAAEQSGALKPGGTIVEPTSGNTGVGLAIVAQQKGYKCIFVCPDKVSMDKINVMRAYGAEVVVCPTAVDPEHPDSYYNVSDRLAREPGAWKPDQYSNPNNPRSHYETTGPELWDQTDGKITHFVAGVGTGGTISGTGNYLKEVSGGKVKVIGADPEGSVYSGGSGRPYLVEGVGEDFWPTAYDPNVTDEIIAVSDKDSFQMTRRLAKEEGLLVGGSCGMAVVAALKAAEGLGPDDVVVVLLPDSGRGYLSKIFSDEWMAGHGFLEEAGPAARIGDVLNDKEGGIPSLVHMHPEETVGEAIEVLREYGVSQMPIVKPGAGHPDVMAAEVIGSVVEKELLAALFAQRASLTDPLEKHMSSPLPQVGSGEPVSELMAVLGEADAAIVLVEGKPTGVVSRQDLLAFLAKSAK
- a CDS encoding SGNH/GDSL hydrolase family protein, whose translation is MSRARTARRIAAGAAYGGGGLGLVGAAAVGLVVAEMQFARRAVGSGLPEPPRADGLYGSEFGGPEQSPGPLRLGMLGDSTAAGLGVRRARQTPAALMASGLAAVAERPVELRNVALSGAMSDDLDRQVGLLLDGLAPPPDVCVIMIGANDVTRRMPPTQSVRLLTAAVRRLRMAGAEVVVGTCPDLGTIEPVYQPLRWLARRVSRQLAAAQTIGVVALGARTVSMGDLLGPEFAANPREMFGPDSYHPSAEGYATAAMAVLPTLCAALGLWPESDRLDVSRDEDMLPVAKAASAAAGQAGTEVTAARGPWVLLKHRRRRRVPATDPAQPVVP
- a CDS encoding acetyl-CoA C-acetyltransferase; the encoded protein is MPEAVIVSTARSPIGRAFKGSLKDVRPDDLTATIIQAALAKIPGLDPREIDDLMLGCGLPGGEQGNNLARIVAVQMGMDFLPGTTITRYCSSSLQTSRMALHAIKAGEGDVFISAGVEMVSRFAKGNSDSWPDTHNPLFGDAEARTKAVAESTGSSWHDPREDGLVPDAYIAMGQTAENLARIKGVTRQDMDEFGVRSQNLAEEAIKNGFWAREITPITTPDGTVVSGDDGPRAGVTLEGVQGLKPVFRPDGLVTAANCCPLNDGAAALVIMSDTKARELGLTPLARIVSTGVTGLSPEIMGLGPVEASKQALKRAGLTVGDIDLFEINEAFAAQVIPSYRDLEIPLEKLNVNGGAIAVGHPFGMTGARITGTLINSLQFHDKQFGLETMCVGGGQGMAMVIERLS
- a CDS encoding DUF4287 domain-containing protein, with protein sequence MSVEFSEQTHRNMIDRIPQTTGREVSDWLRTVDDGPSLVRFEEKVSWLRGAHELSYGQAKAIIHEYDLRRAARRLG
- a CDS encoding Bax inhibitor-1/YccA family protein, coding for MRSSNPVFSRRGFSRDNGGYAGFDAQPQQAGTNPYATNPYAADPTTGMPQAPARANVMTMDDVVSRSAMTLGTLIVTATLAWVALPVDPDNLGMSYGIAIGAGLIAFVFAMIQSFKSKPVPGLILAYAAFEGVFLGVISAAVSTYLGPGVVMQAVMGTMCVFAAVLFAYKMRWIRVTRRFYGFVMAATLGFILLMLVNTLFAVFGGGDGLGFRSGGLGLLFGAIGVILGACFLALDFKQVEDGIAYGAPREEAWLAAFALTMTLVWIYVEMLRIFSILSGDD